In Nostoc sphaeroides, the genomic window CCAGCGTCTTCCTGTAGTTACAGAGATTTTTTTGCCGTATTTTTTCGCCAAGTGACGAACTGAACCCCGCAGGGAACCATAGAGTAAAAAGTGTTCAAAAAAATCTTTGACTACTGGTGAAGTACTGCGATCAATGGTATATTTTCCCTTACCTCTGCGATAGCCGTAGGGAACTTTGCCCGGTGGCGGTGCAACCTCAAGACGATTCCGGGCGTGTCCTTGACGGATGCAACGACTCCGTTGCTGACGTTGGATTGTGTGTAGCAAATTCAGCAAGTCAGCGCCCAGAGGGTAATTTTCGGAAGTATAGGGCTGTTCTGTGGCAATTATTGCTACTCCCATTACTTCAAGTTGATGTAAGCGATCGCTAATTTCCTCTACAGTATCCCCTAATTCTTCTAACCGACGAATTAACAGATAATCTGCTGGTTCAGTTTCGCAATCGGTAAATAATTGTTGTAATTGCGTTCGCGTAGCGTGTCCGTAGGACTCTCGCGTAGCGTGTGCGTAGGACTCTCGCGTAGCGTGTGCAGAAGACTCTGGCTTGCCCAAATCTTCATAAACCCGATCCACCTCCCATCCCCAATCACCTTGATCGGGAGAAGATTCTAGTAGAGGATTGGTGTAAGAATAGGCAATTATTTTCATTAGTCATTGGGCATTTGTACTGAGCGAAGTCGTTGGCGCAGCCTCTCGTAAGAGAAGTATTGGGCATTGAGGATCTGACAATTCAGCGGTATCTGAAAAACCTCTCTTCTATTTCTCTCATCCTTTAAGGAGAGAGACTTTGAATTTTCCCCCTTAGAGTGTCGGGAAGGGGGTTAGGGGGTTAGGTTTTTGTGGATTGCCCTTCTCCTCCTCATTGCTGACTTAGCTCGACAATATTTCCATCAGGATCTTGAGTGAATAAGGCAGGGCGACCGGAAGCGCTGGGTTGAATAGGATAATTATGATTGAGCAACTCTTGTTTGGCAGCATCTAAGTTATCTACTGAGAAGGCGAAGTGGGGGTTGCGTCCCCATTTTTCGTTTGGGTTTTCGGTGGGGACAGTAGGTGCAACTATTAGGTGAATTTGATAGTTGCCGACTTGATACCATGCACCAGCGTATTTCAGGGAACGATCTATTTTGGATAATCCTAATACTTTGCCATAAAAGTGTTCAGAGCGTTCTAAGTCAGTCACGAGAATTGCTGTATGGAGACTTTGGGTAATCTGCATTGTTGGTAAGTGCGATCGCGTTTATTTAAATAACTATGCAGGATATGCACAGGGCTATTTCGTTCTAAACAGGACTTACGCAAAATAATGAAAAAACGAACCGTAAAGGACACAAAGGACACAAAGAAATAAGAGTTTCAGAGAGTTATTGCGTAAGTCCTGCTAAACATAAACCGCCCAGAACTAAAGTTCTTGGCTCATAGCTTAAGTTTTGCGGACTGCTGATAAATCAACATAGTACCGCTTTATATCTCCACCCTCTAGCGGTTCAACATTACAAACTTGAAAAGCAGCTTTGAGAGTATTAGCACGCTGGTGATTCATTGGGTTTTGACTAACTTTATAGATCCGACTTTCTCCAGATTAAATTTTAGGCGATCGCTGTGCAATCTTTCATTTAATAAAAGTTTACTTTTAACTAACAAAGCTTTGTAATATCTTATACTTTAATAAAGTAGATTAGAATATAGCGCTTTTGGCTTATATACATCTTACTCCCCAACCTTAGTAGAAAAAGTTCAATTGTCAATCCTCCAAAAGACAGAAATTTTTTCCACTATTCTGACTCCTGAATTCTTACGTTATTTCTAATTACTAAGTTGTTAATTTTCAGTGTAATGATTGCCTCATCTGGCGAAGACTTGAACTTTGCTATTACTATACCTGGTAAATTTATCTTCTTTAATTTAATACAAAAACTACATGGAACAAGTAATTACTGCAATGGCAGATGCTTTGTTTATAACCAGTAATTTAGGGAGAATAAAAAAAGTAAATCGTGCTGCTCAACAATTATTTGGTTTTAGTGAAGAAGAATTAATTAATAAACCAATATCACTGATAATTGATGATGAGCAAGTCTTAATAGAAGCCATTCAACAGCATTCTTTTTTTCAGAAAAATCTTCAGAATTTAGAGGTAGTTTGCCGAACCAAAACTAGAGAAAAGCGGTTGATTGCTTTTTCTTGTTCAGTAATTCCGAAAAAAATAAAAGGATTAGAAGAGATTGTCTACATTGGTCGGGATATTACTGCTCGGCAGCAACGGGAACAACGGACAAGTGCCCAATATGCTATCACTCGTATATTATCAGAATCCCAAACTGTAAAACAGGTAATTCCGCAAATTTTGCAGTCGATTTGTCAAAACTTGGGATGGGATTTAGGCGAACTTTGGACACCAAGTCAATATATTGGCACTTCCGTACAAGAACATAGCCTCAATGCAGTACTAAGGTGCGTGGAAATTTGGTCAAGTCGAGTAATTTCTGTGCGAGAGTTTAAAGCAATCACCTGGCAAACTACTTATACACCAGGTGTTGGCTTACCTGGTCGAATTTGGATCAGACGTTTGCCTTTGTGGATTCACGATATCACAGAAGATGGAGATACTCGGCGATCGCAACCTGCTGCTGAGGCGGGATTGCACGCAGCTTTTGGCTTCCCCATCTTAGACGATAGTGAAATCTTAGGAGTGATGGTTTTCTTTAGCCGGGATGTACAACCAAAAGATAAAGACTTATTACAAATGGTGGCTTCTATTGGTAGCCAAATCGCCCAGTTTATCAAACGCAAACAAGCAGAAGATGCACTTGTAGAAAGTGAAGAACGATATCGAGATTTATTTGAAAATGCTAATGATTTGATTCAATGTGTCAATGCATCTGGTCATTTTTTGTATGTCAATCGTGCATGGCGAGAAGCTTTGGGATATAGCGAAGCAGAACTTGCGAATATGAATGTTTTTGATATTATACATCCAGAATTTAAACAAGACTGTTTGCAAAGATTTTATCAGGTGCTATCAGGAGAAAACATCGAGCAAGTAAAAGCCGCATTCGTTACTAAAGACGGTCAAACAATCTTTCTAGAAGGTAATATTAACTGTAAATTTGTCGAAGGTTATCCAGTTGCGATTCGCGGCATTTTTCGCAATATCACCCAGCGATTAGCAACAGAAAAAGCGCTGCGCCATCAGCAGGAAGAAACCGAACGTTTATTGCTAAATAGTTTGCCAGCAGTCATCTCCAAACCCTTGAAAGAACCAGCTAACATTGTCGAAGACGTTGCTGATGTCACAGTTCTATTTGCAGATATTGTCGGCTTTACCGAAATTGCTGCTTCTATGAGTGCAATTCAACTGGTAAACTTACTCAACTCGATTTTCTCAACTTTCGATCGCCTCACCAAAGAACATGGTTTACAGAGAATTAAAACCATTGACGATGCTTATATAGTAGTTGGTGGTTTGCCCCCACGCCGCCGGGATCATGCTCAAGCGATCGCTCTTATGGCACTCCAGATGCAAACTGCGATCGCTCTATTTAATACTGAGAATAACCAAAACTTTAGCATCCGTATCGGCATCCATAGCGGTTCAGTATTTGCGAGATTAATTGACTTCAAAAAATTTACGTATAATCTCTGGGGAAACACAGTAAACATCGCTAGTTGCATGGAATCCCAAGGTATTGTTGGTAAAATCCAAGTTACAGAAGATACTTATAAGTTTTTGTGTGATGAATTTCTATTTGAAAAGCGGGGCGAAATCGAAGTTCAAGGCAAAGGGAAAATAACCACCTATTTGTTGATTGGGCGCAAGGGATGAAGGGCATAGGTTTACAAATGCATCGTGACGTGAATGAACGATTAATAGGTTGTTTTAGGCTTTCGTTAATTATCGTGCGATGCCTACGGTGGTCACTGAGCCTGTCGAAGTGCGGTAAACTACGTAAACAGACCATGCTGTAGGGGCACAGCAATGCTGTGCCCTTAC contains:
- a CDS encoding adenylate/guanylate cyclase domain-containing protein, with product MEQVITAMADALFITSNLGRIKKVNRAAQQLFGFSEEELINKPISLIIDDEQVLIEAIQQHSFFQKNLQNLEVVCRTKTREKRLIAFSCSVIPKKIKGLEEIVYIGRDITARQQREQRTSAQYAITRILSESQTVKQVIPQILQSICQNLGWDLGELWTPSQYIGTSVQEHSLNAVLRCVEIWSSRVISVREFKAITWQTTYTPGVGLPGRIWIRRLPLWIHDITEDGDTRRSQPAAEAGLHAAFGFPILDDSEILGVMVFFSRDVQPKDKDLLQMVASIGSQIAQFIKRKQAEDALVESEERYRDLFENANDLIQCVNASGHFLYVNRAWREALGYSEAELANMNVFDIIHPEFKQDCLQRFYQVLSGENIEQVKAAFVTKDGQTIFLEGNINCKFVEGYPVAIRGIFRNITQRLATEKALRHQQEETERLLLNSLPAVISKPLKEPANIVEDVADVTVLFADIVGFTEIAASMSAIQLVNLLNSIFSTFDRLTKEHGLQRIKTIDDAYIVVGGLPPRRRDHAQAIALMALQMQTAIALFNTENNQNFSIRIGIHSGSVFARLIDFKKFTYNLWGNTVNIASCMESQGIVGKIQVTEDTYKFLCDEFLFEKRGEIEVQGKGKITTYLLIGRKG
- a CDS encoding VOC family protein, which gives rise to MQITQSLHTAILVTDLERSEHFYGKVLGLSKIDRSLKYAGAWYQVGNYQIHLIVAPTVPTENPNEKWGRNPHFAFSVDNLDAAKQELLNHNYPIQPSASGRPALFTQDPDGNIVELSQQ